The DNA segment ACGGATCGTTCTCGCTATAGACCAGCAGCGCAGGAAAGGGCCATACATCCACAGGCAAGGGGGCCAGGGCCAGAAGCTGGGGATGCAACTCGGCCATGCCCGACTGTTCTGGATCGGCGGGAGCCACCAGCAACGCGCCGCGCACTCTCTGCATCTCCTCACCACCGGAAAGCCGCGCCCAATGAGCCACCGTCGCCACGCCCGCCGAGTGGGCCACCAGCACCAGTTGCCCCGGTGTGGCCTCGATCACTTCATGCAAACGGGCGGCCCAAACTTCCGGCAGGGGATTTTCGGGATCGTCCTGGCGCACGCGTTCGGCACCGAATTTGTGCTGCCACAGCGTCTGCCAGTGCTGTGGCCCGCTGTCGCCCAATCCAGGCACGATGATCAGGGTGGGGGTCATGGGGCAAAGGGTAGCAGGTGCAACAGAGACCGTGAGATTGAACATCTCTTGGGTCCGCTGGCAGGATCAAAATACCCCACAGCAAAAACCCCCCGCACAAGGCAGAGGGCATTCAAAAAAGATCTAGCTCAGACCAGTTCGATCAGGGCCATCGTCACGCCGTCGCCCCGGCGGGTGCCGATGCGAAGGATGCGGGTGTAGCCGCCGGGACGCTCGGCGTACTTGGGGGCCACTTCATCCATCATCTTGCGGACAACGTCGTTATCGTGGATGTCGCGGGCCACCAGACGGCGGGCGTGCAGGTCGCCGCCCTTGGCGGTGGTGATCAGTTTCTCAACGTAGGGGCGCAGCTCTTTGGCCTTCGTGAGGGTCGTCTGGATGCGGCCCTCGCGCAGCAGCGCCGTCGCCTGGGCACGGGCCAGGGCGGTGCGGGCACTGCTGTTGCGGTTGAGCTTGCGTCCGGCTTTACCGTGGCGCATGGGTGTTCTCCTTCAAAACGCGGCCCCAGAGTACAGGGCCGGAAAGTGGTTTAGTCGCGCAGAGCAAGCCCAAACTGGGCCAATTGCTGCTTGATCTCATCCAGGCTGCGCTCGCCGATGCCGGGAACCTTCTTCAGGTCACGGTCACTCAGAGCGCACAACGCGTCCACGCTGTCGATGCCTTCTTCCTTGAGGGAATGCAGCACGCGGGTGGTCAGACCCAGCCCTTCCAGCGTGACACGCGGCGAATCCATCTCGGCAGGGTAATCGCCGGGGTTCAGATTCAACGTCGTGGGGCTGGTGGGGGGCAGATCGTACACGCCGGTCTGTGGCATGACGGGGGCGCTGGGGGTGTACACCGGCTGCTGGGTGAACTCCGGGGTCAGGGCAGGCAGGTTTTCCACGTTGCCGAACACGTTCAGCTCTTCACGCAGAATCTCCACCGCCTTGTCCAGGGTGTCCTGCGGGCCAGTGCTGCCATCGGTCCAGACGCGCAGGATCAAGCGGTCCAAGTCGGTCTGCTGTCCCACGCGGGTGTTCTCGACGTGGTAGGCCACCCGGCGCACCGGGGAGAACACCGCGTCCACCGGAATGGAGTTGATGCGGTCCTTGGTGGCGTGCTTTTCAGCGGGAACATAGCCCTCGCCTTCTTCCACGCGCACTTCCATGACCAGCTTGCCGTCTTCAGCCAAAGTGGCGATCACCAGATCGGGGTTGACGATCTCGGCGTCGCTGGGTACCTCGAAGGCGCTGGCCTTGACGACACCCTCGCCCTGCGCGCGCAGGGTCAGGGTTTTGGGACCGGGAGCGTGGAATTTCACGACCAGTTCCTTGAGGTTGAGGATCATCTGAATGACGTCCTCTTTCACTCCGGGAATGGTGGAAAATTCGTGCAGCACGTCTTCGATATACACGCTGGTGACAGCCGTGCCGGGGATCGAGGACATCAGGATGCGCCGGATGGGGTTCCCGATGGTGACGCCGTAACCGCGCGTGAGCGGTTCCAGGACGAATTCGCCGTAATCGCCGTCCACGCGGGCTTTGAGTTGAGGGCGCTTTTGATCCATGGGTCCTCCGTTAACGCGAGTAGTACTCGATGATGAAGTTCTCGTTGATCGGCAGCGCCAGGTCTTCACGCGCCGGGAGGCGGGCGAAGGTGCCGGTGAAGGTTTCGGGGTTCAGTTCGACCCAGGGGGCCACGCGGCGGCGCTTCTGCGCTTCCATGTTTTCCTGGATAAAGCCCATCGAGCGGCTGCCTTCGGCCACGACGATTTCATCGCCGATCTTGACGCGGTAGCTCGGGACGTCGACCTTCTGGCCGTTCACGAGAATGTGACCGTGGCCGACAAACTGCCGGGCCTGACGGCGGGTGCTGGCAAAGCCCATGCGGAACACGACGTTGTCCAGGCGGCGTTCCAGCAATTGCAGGAACACGGTGCCGGTGACGCCGGGAACTTCGGAGGCTTCGGTAAAGAGGTTGCGGAACTGCTTTTCGCCCATGCCGTACAGACGCGACAGCTTCTGTTTTTCACGCAGACGCACGCTGTAATCGCTGGGGCGACCACGGCCACGGCGCTGGCCGTGCTGGCCCGGCGGGTAGGGGCGCTTGTCCAAATATTTCTGGACTTTCTCTGTTTCCGCGAGGTTGATGCCCTCACGGCGACTCAGTTTAGTAATTGATCCACGGTAACGACCCATTGATTGATCTCCTTGGTGCGGTCAGGAACGGTGCCCTGCCGGGTCTGCGGCCCTCTGTTTACCCGCCGCCATTGCTGGTGGTTGCAGCTTTCATTCCCCCAAAAGGAAACAGCGGCGGCGGGACAGGTGGGCGCGCGCGAAAACTCTAGTTCAGCACTCTTCTAAAAAACACTAAGCGCGAAACTTTTTCTTGGGGCGGCAGCCGTTGTGAGGCACGGGGGTGTCGTCCATGATGGACTTCACTTCAATGCCGCTGGCCTGAATGGCGCGGATGGCCTGTTCGCGGCCTGAGCCGCTGCCCCGCACCACCACGTCGACGATGTTCATGCCGAAGGTCTGTTGGGCCTTCTTCACGGCGTCGGCGGCGGCGAGCTGGGCGGCGTAGGGCGTGCCTTTCTTGCTGCCCTTGTAGCCGATGGTCCCGCCACTGCTCCAGGCGACAGAGTTGCCGTCCAGATCGGTGATGGTGACAATCGTGTTGTTGTAGCTGGCATGCACGTAGGCGCGGCCAGCGCTGATGTTGCGCCGGGCGCGGCGCGGGGTCTTGCCCTTGGTAGATTTCGCCATGGCTTACTTCCTCGCGGCCTTTTTCTTACCAGCCACAGTCTTGCGCGGTCCCT comes from the Deinococcus sp. AJ005 genome and includes:
- a CDS encoding alpha/beta hydrolase — encoded protein: MTPTLIIVPGLGDSGPQHWQTLWQHKFGAERVRQDDPENPLPEVWAARLHEVIEATPGQLVLVAHSAGVATVAHWARLSGGEEMQRVRGALLVAPADPEQSGMAELHPQLLALAPLPVDVWPFPALLVYSENDPYCTPQRAEAMAEAWGAAAVSAGEAGHINAESGHGEWPDGEILLSEVLHAWTPPDVVRF
- the rplQ gene encoding 50S ribosomal protein L17; translation: MRHGKAGRKLNRNSSARTALARAQATALLREGRIQTTLTKAKELRPYVEKLITTAKGGDLHARRLVARDIHDNDVVRKMMDEVAPKYAERPGGYTRILRIGTRRGDGVTMALIELV
- a CDS encoding DNA-directed RNA polymerase subunit alpha; translated protein: MDQKRPQLKARVDGDYGEFVLEPLTRGYGVTIGNPIRRILMSSIPGTAVTSVYIEDVLHEFSTIPGVKEDVIQMILNLKELVVKFHAPGPKTLTLRAQGEGVVKASAFEVPSDAEIVNPDLVIATLAEDGKLVMEVRVEEGEGYVPAEKHATKDRINSIPVDAVFSPVRRVAYHVENTRVGQQTDLDRLILRVWTDGSTGPQDTLDKAVEILREELNVFGNVENLPALTPEFTQQPVYTPSAPVMPQTGVYDLPPTSPTTLNLNPGDYPAEMDSPRVTLEGLGLTTRVLHSLKEEGIDSVDALCALSDRDLKKVPGIGERSLDEIKQQLAQFGLALRD
- the rpsD gene encoding 30S ribosomal protein S4; the encoded protein is MGRYRGSITKLSRREGINLAETEKVQKYLDKRPYPPGQHGQRRGRGRPSDYSVRLREKQKLSRLYGMGEKQFRNLFTEASEVPGVTGTVFLQLLERRLDNVVFRMGFASTRRQARQFVGHGHILVNGQKVDVPSYRVKIGDEIVVAEGSRSMGFIQENMEAQKRRRVAPWVELNPETFTGTFARLPAREDLALPINENFIIEYYSR
- the rpsK gene encoding 30S ribosomal protein S11; its protein translation is MAKSTKGKTPRRARRNISAGRAYVHASYNNTIVTITDLDGNSVAWSSGGTIGYKGSKKGTPYAAQLAAADAVKKAQQTFGMNIVDVVVRGSGSGREQAIRAIQASGIEVKSIMDDTPVPHNGCRPKKKFRA